One genomic segment of Caballeronia sp. TF1N1 includes these proteins:
- a CDS encoding luciferase-like monooxygenase yields the protein MIPFSLLDLSPIPLGSTASDAFAHSLDLARHAESWGYNRYWLAEHHNMTGIASAATAVVIGHIAAGTKTIRVGSGGIMLPNHAPLVIAEQFGTLASLFPGRIDLGLGRAPGTDQTTARALRRDLQGSADSFPDDVVELQRFFADPVEGQRVRAVPGAGLHVPIWLLGSSLFSAQLAAALGLPFAFASHFAPDYLLTALEVYRTQFRPSATLKKPHAMVGVNVFAADTVGEALFLFTSLQQQFINLRRGTPGQLPPPVHQIAWSEGERAGVERSLACSVVGARADVEAGLRSVIEQTQADELIVTAQIFDHRARLRSFEITAEVRDSIAAGG from the coding sequence ATGATCCCCTTCTCGCTTCTCGACCTCTCACCGATTCCGCTCGGCTCGACCGCCTCCGACGCCTTCGCGCATTCGCTCGATCTCGCCCGTCACGCGGAAAGCTGGGGCTATAACCGCTATTGGCTCGCCGAGCATCACAACATGACGGGCATCGCCAGCGCGGCGACGGCGGTCGTGATCGGCCATATCGCGGCGGGCACCAAGACCATTCGCGTCGGCTCGGGCGGCATCATGCTGCCGAATCACGCGCCGCTCGTCATCGCCGAACAGTTCGGCACGCTCGCGTCGCTGTTTCCGGGACGTATCGACTTGGGCCTCGGACGCGCGCCCGGCACCGACCAGACCACGGCTCGCGCGCTGCGTCGCGACTTGCAAGGCAGCGCTGACTCCTTCCCTGACGATGTCGTCGAACTGCAGCGTTTTTTCGCCGATCCCGTCGAGGGACAACGCGTGCGCGCAGTGCCCGGCGCCGGTCTTCATGTGCCCATCTGGCTGCTCGGCTCGTCGCTCTTCAGCGCGCAACTGGCGGCGGCGCTCGGGCTGCCGTTCGCGTTCGCGTCGCATTTCGCGCCGGATTATCTGCTGACCGCGCTGGAGGTGTATCGCACGCAATTCCGGCCATCGGCGACGCTCAAGAAGCCTCACGCGATGGTCGGCGTGAACGTCTTCGCCGCCGATACCGTCGGTGAAGCCCTCTTTCTATTTACCTCGCTGCAGCAGCAGTTCATCAATTTGCGGCGCGGCACGCCCGGCCAGTTGCCGCCGCCCGTCCACCAGATCGCGTGGAGCGAGGGCGAGCGCGCAGGCGTCGAGCGGTCGCTCGCGTGTTCGGTGGTCGGCGCGCGCGCGGATGTCGAAGCGGGTTTGCGCTCGGTGATCGAGCAGACTCAGGCCGACGAGTTGATCGTCACGGCGCAGATCTTCGATCATCGAGCGCGTCTGCGCTCGTTCGAGATCACGGCGGAAGTACGCGATTCGATTGCCGCCGGCGGTTGA
- a CDS encoding H-NS family nucleoid-associated regulatory protein, which yields MDERKRDSIIAYLRSRMVEFGITEGALAEALADAPAAEPPPTFTKTNGANGTAKPARAMPQLPSLPQSGDGAAPIFRNASGDTWDGLGDMPEWLKRAVHAGQDIEFYRV from the coding sequence GTGGACGAAAGAAAGCGAGACAGCATCATCGCGTATTTACGCAGCCGAATGGTCGAGTTCGGCATTACGGAAGGCGCGCTGGCCGAAGCATTGGCCGACGCACCAGCGGCCGAACCGCCGCCTACCTTTACCAAGACGAACGGCGCCAACGGCACGGCGAAGCCAGCTCGGGCCATGCCGCAATTGCCGTCACTGCCGCAATCCGGAGACGGCGCAGCGCCGATTTTCCGTAACGCCAGCGGCGACACGTGGGACGGCCTGGGCGACATGCCCGAATGGCTGAAGCGCGCCGTGCATGCCGGTCAGGATATCGAGTTTTATCGCGTGTAA
- a CDS encoding helix-turn-helix domain-containing protein, with protein sequence MLPRPTTLPSVERRMTAGRMLLEGASVQAVAEHLHLSLQTVKRYKAIVSDGGLDELAKMGVGGRVSVLDREALEWIAAALQGPARVHGFASDAWTNSRLRELIERRFGVRYSRVYVWQIATNLGLGHLLSKSRR encoded by the coding sequence ATGTTGCCCCGGCCCACTACCCTGCCGAGCGTCGAGCGGCGCATGACAGCCGGGCGCATGTTGCTCGAAGGGGCATCGGTGCAGGCCGTGGCGGAGCATCTGCATCTGTCCTTGCAGACGGTGAAGCGTTACAAGGCAATCGTGTCCGATGGCGGGCTCGACGAGCTCGCGAAAATGGGCGTGGGCGGACGGGTATCGGTGCTGGACCGCGAGGCGCTCGAATGGATCGCGGCCGCCTTGCAGGGCCCGGCGCGCGTGCATGGATTTGCGAGCGACGCGTGGACCAACTCGCGTCTGCGCGAACTGATCGAGCGGCGCTTCGGCGTGCGTTACTCGCGCGTCTATGTGTGGCAGATCGCGACCAATCTCGGGCTTGGGCATCTGCTGTCGAAGTCGCGACGCTGA
- the rhaS gene encoding rhamnose ABC transporter substrate-binding protein: MKKPYRFSRGPVLAAALLAATVALAASAAELKSGLKIAFLPKQINNPYEVIADDGGMAAIKEFKGDGKVVGPSDAGASSQVSYINTLITQRQNAIVIAANDANAVVPYLKKAMSQGIKVVTFDSDTAPDGRQIFVNQAESEAIGRGQIQLLSKLIGGEGEFAILSATPNATNQNTWIKWMQDELKKPEYSKIKLVKIAYGNDDDQKSFVETQGLLQAYPNLKGIVAPTSVGIAAAARYISSSPAKGKVTVTGLGTPNQMRAFVKNGTVKAFQLWDPGQLGYLAAYAAASLASGTITGKEGDSFEAGKLGKRTVGKSGEVILGPPTTFDSANIDNFNF, translated from the coding sequence ATGAAAAAACCGTATCGATTCTCACGCGGGCCGGTGCTCGCGGCGGCTTTGCTGGCCGCCACCGTGGCGCTTGCCGCAAGCGCCGCCGAGCTGAAGAGCGGGCTGAAGATTGCTTTCCTGCCCAAGCAGATCAACAACCCGTACGAAGTCATTGCCGATGACGGCGGCATGGCCGCGATCAAGGAATTCAAGGGCGATGGCAAGGTCGTCGGCCCGTCGGATGCGGGCGCGTCGTCACAGGTGAGCTATATCAACACGTTGATCACGCAGCGGCAGAACGCCATCGTGATCGCCGCCAACGACGCCAACGCGGTCGTGCCGTACCTGAAAAAAGCGATGTCGCAGGGCATCAAGGTCGTGACTTTCGACTCGGACACCGCGCCCGACGGTCGCCAAATTTTCGTGAATCAGGCCGAATCGGAAGCGATCGGACGTGGACAGATCCAGTTGCTGTCGAAGCTGATTGGCGGTGAAGGCGAATTCGCGATTCTCTCCGCGACGCCCAACGCGACCAATCAAAACACCTGGATCAAATGGATGCAGGACGAACTGAAGAAGCCGGAGTATTCGAAGATCAAACTCGTGAAGATCGCCTACGGCAACGATGACGATCAAAAATCATTCGTGGAGACGCAGGGCCTGCTGCAGGCTTATCCGAACCTGAAGGGAATCGTGGCGCCGACATCGGTGGGCATCGCGGCGGCGGCGCGTTATATCTCGAGTTCGCCAGCCAAGGGCAAGGTCACGGTGACGGGTCTCGGCACGCCGAACCAGATGCGCGCGTTCGTGAAGAACGGCACGGTCAAGGCGTTCCAGTTGTGGGACCCGGGTCAGTTGGGTTATCTCGCGGCGTACGCGGCGGCCAGTCTTGCGTCGGGCACGATCACGGGCAAGGAAGGCGATTCCTTCGAAGCCGGCAAGCTGGGCAAGCGGACCGTGGGAAAGAGCGGGGAAGTGATTCTCGGGCCGCCTACGACGTTCGATTCGGCAAATATTGATAACTTCAATTTCTGA
- a CDS encoding ABC transporter permease codes for MAKPDSALSTAKRRHLQWEAMLAIVLVVSLIGGRVLSPMFLSGANLSNMLADFTEIALIALPMTLIIVAAEIDLSVASVLGVSSALMGVLWHMGLPMPLVIAIVLVAGTMAGLLNGLVIVRFNLPSLAVTIGTLALFRGLAYVLLGDQAIADFPASYTSFGIDTIADTFLPMPFVLVIAGALVFTVLLQATPFGRSLFAIGANPTAAQFSGIDVTKTKIRLFMLSGAMAALAGIVYTLRFTSARGDNGEGFELSVIAAVLFGGVSIFGGRGSMIGVLLSLVIIGVLRNALTLADVSSETLTIVTGALLLSSVLIPNLVARWRAARERRFMAQTS; via the coding sequence ATGGCTAAACCCGACTCGGCTCTTTCCACGGCAAAACGCCGTCATCTGCAATGGGAGGCGATGCTCGCCATCGTGCTGGTCGTCTCGCTGATTGGCGGACGCGTGCTTTCGCCGATGTTCCTTTCCGGCGCGAACCTCTCGAACATGCTCGCCGATTTCACCGAGATCGCGCTGATCGCCTTGCCGATGACGCTCATCATCGTCGCGGCGGAAATCGATTTGTCGGTGGCGTCCGTGCTGGGCGTGTCGAGCGCGTTGATGGGCGTGCTTTGGCACATGGGCTTGCCGATGCCGCTCGTCATCGCCATCGTGCTCGTCGCGGGCACAATGGCCGGGCTGCTCAACGGGCTCGTGATCGTGCGCTTCAATCTGCCATCGCTTGCTGTCACCATCGGCACGCTAGCGCTGTTTCGGGGTCTCGCTTACGTGTTGCTCGGCGACCAGGCCATCGCGGACTTTCCGGCGTCGTACACGTCGTTCGGCATCGATACCATCGCGGATACCTTCCTGCCGATGCCCTTCGTTCTCGTGATCGCGGGCGCGCTCGTCTTCACGGTGCTGTTGCAGGCGACGCCGTTCGGCCGCAGCCTCTTTGCCATCGGCGCGAACCCCACGGCCGCGCAGTTTTCGGGTATCGACGTGACGAAGACCAAGATCAGGCTCTTCATGCTGTCCGGCGCGATGGCGGCGCTCGCGGGCATCGTCTATACACTGCGTTTCACCAGTGCGCGCGGCGACAACGGCGAAGGCTTCGAGTTGTCCGTGATCGCGGCGGTGCTGTTTGGCGGCGTAAGCATCTTCGGCGGACGCGGGTCGATGATCGGCGTGCTGCTGTCGCTCGTCATTATCGGCGTGCTGCGCAATGCGCTGACGCTCGCGGATGTATCGAGCGAAACACTGACTATCGTGACCGGGGCGCTGCTGCTGTCCTCAGTGCTGATTCCCAATCTGGTCGCGCGCTGGAGGGCCGCGCGTGAAAGACGCTTCATGGCGCAGACGTCGTAG
- a CDS encoding ABC transporter permease — translation MTRHSPTMPALPAAETRRESLAGSIAKSRELTLFIVLLVLIGATAAVKPDFLNLQNLRDVLLNVSIIGLLTAGMTIVMLMRHIDLSVASIVGVSAYAVGSLFVMNPHMPVIVAMCAGMGVGLVIGAVNGALVTFGRVPSLVATLSTLYIVRGADYAWVHGGQINATSLPDSFATIATGSLLGVPNLVLIALVVLIALSVYLKQYRGGREHYAIGSNPEAARLAGIRVDRRVMIGFLLSGAIAGLAGVLWLARFGTVDASTAKGIELQVVAAAVVGSVAITGGVGTVAGATLGALVLGVINIALVVLRVSPFWQQAIQGALIVAAIALDTLLARSVARRMMRKRDHG, via the coding sequence ATGACACGACACTCTCCCACCATGCCCGCGCTGCCTGCCGCCGAAACGAGACGCGAGAGTCTCGCGGGTTCGATCGCGAAGAGTCGCGAGCTCACGCTCTTCATCGTGCTGCTCGTGCTGATTGGCGCGACCGCTGCGGTGAAGCCGGACTTCCTGAATCTGCAGAATCTGCGTGACGTGCTGCTGAATGTGTCGATCATCGGCTTGCTGACGGCCGGCATGACGATCGTCATGCTGATGCGGCATATCGATCTGTCGGTGGCGTCGATCGTCGGCGTGAGCGCCTATGCGGTCGGCAGCCTCTTCGTGATGAACCCGCACATGCCGGTGATCGTCGCGATGTGCGCGGGCATGGGCGTCGGGCTCGTGATCGGCGCGGTGAACGGCGCGCTCGTCACCTTCGGACGCGTGCCGTCGCTCGTCGCCACGCTCTCGACGCTGTATATCGTGCGCGGCGCGGACTACGCGTGGGTCCACGGCGGCCAGATCAACGCGACGAGTCTGCCGGATAGCTTTGCCACGATTGCAACCGGATCGCTGCTCGGCGTGCCGAATCTCGTGTTGATCGCGCTCGTCGTGCTGATCGCGTTGTCGGTGTATCTGAAGCAGTATCGCGGCGGCCGCGAGCATTACGCTATCGGCTCGAACCCCGAAGCCGCGCGTCTCGCGGGCATTCGCGTGGACCGCCGCGTGATGATCGGCTTCCTGCTGTCCGGCGCGATCGCCGGCCTTGCGGGCGTGCTGTGGCTTGCGCGTTTCGGCACCGTCGATGCCAGCACGGCGAAGGGCATCGAGCTGCAGGTGGTCGCGGCGGCGGTGGTCGGCAGCGTTGCGATCACGGGCGGCGTCGGCACGGTGGCGGGCGCGACGCTCGGCGCGCTGGTGCTGGGCGTCATCAACATCGCGCTCGTGGTGTTGCGCGTGTCGCCGTTCTGGCAGCAGGCCATTCAAGGCGCGCTGATCGTCGCGGCGATCGCGCTGGATACGTTGCTCGCGCGCTCGGTCGCGCGCCGCATGATGAGGAAACGCGATCATGGCTAA